Proteins from one Telopea speciosissima isolate NSW1024214 ecotype Mountain lineage chromosome 1, Tspe_v1, whole genome shotgun sequence genomic window:
- the LOC122672232 gene encoding UPF0496 protein At3g49070 has product MTIKFSLHRMGQFLSRRVSGVPHTNPESGIDVREEYANAFRTKSYVDFWTRVLTLTDGDAATCHPTESSTTATHLPSYRLFAEHLLEPDQPTVIEVLALAQPQNHPENHSLLADYFSETANASFLCGLLLKDIHKTRAQYHPLKTTVRSLETTQLLSESHFPVVLDHITEFTHSLNLFGSSALSLSQFQAVQAGCTGLLKRLESSREQVCARLRLVNRFKHGSAIFLVALTASVVVIVTVHALAMLVAVPGFITASIKLVSTKRLAGQSAQLDSAAKGMYILNRDLDTISRIVTRLHDELEHLQTMVRFWLERKDRLHPVGEVARQLQKNDSSFSQQLDELEEHLYLCFMTINRARSLVIKKVMEDLSRV; this is encoded by the exons ATGACAATAAAGTTTAGTTTGCATCGCATGGGACAGTTCCTCTCTCGGAGGG TGTCCGGCGTACCACACACTAATCCCGAGTCCGGCATTGATGTTCGCGAGGAATATGCCAATGCCTTCCGTACCAAATCTTATGTCGATTTTTGGACACGTGTCCTTACCCTCACAGACGGAGATGCTGCCACTTGTCACCCTACAGAATCCTCCACCACGGCCACACACCTCCCTTCCTATAGGCTCTTTGCCGAGCACCTCCTAGAACCAGACCAACCCACGGTCATCGAGGTCCTAGCCTTGGCTCAGCCTCAAAACCATCCGGAGAACCACTCTCTCCTCGCCGACTACTTCTCCGAAACTGCCAATGCCTCGTTCCTCTGTGGTCTCCTCCTGAAAGACATCCATAAAACACGTGCCCAATACCATCCTCTCAAAACCACCGTCCGTTCCCTCGAAACCACTCAACTCCTCTCGGAATCCCACTTCCCGGTGGTCTTAGACCACATCACCGAGTTCACTCACTCTCTCAACCTGTTTGGTTCATCGGCTCTCTCGCTCTCGCAATTCCAAGCCGTGCAAGCGGGTTGCACTGGTCTACTCAAACGCCTTGAATCAAGTCGTGAGCAGGTCTGTGCAAGGCTCCGTCTTGTCAACCGGTTCAAACACGGTTCAGCCATCTTTCTTGTCGCACTAACAGCTTCGGTGGTTGTAATTGTGACGGTTCATGCTTTAGCCATGTTGGTGGCGGTTCCGGGATTCATAACAGCTTCAATCAAGCTGGTTTCGACTAAGAGGTTGGCTGGGCAGTCGGCTCAGCTGGACTCGGCGGCTAAAGGTATGTACATTTTAAATAGGGATTTGGATACTATAAGCAGGATCGTGACCCGGTTACACGACGAGTTGGAGCACCTGCAGACCATGGTTCGGTTCTGGCTGGAGCGGAAGGACCGGCTCCATCCGGTTGGAGAAGTGGCGCGCCAACTTCAGAAGAACGATTCAAGCTTTAGCCAACAGTTGGATGAGCTAGAGGAGCACTTGTATTTGTGTTTTATGACCATCAATAGGGCTAGAAGCCTTGTAATCAAGAAAGTTATGGAGGATCTCAGTAGAGTATGA